TCGCTTTGCATCGGTTTTGCACATCACGCAGAGATGCTTCACTGGTAAGCAGGAACGGGAATCCATCAGCGAAGGAGAGTGGAACCGCTTCATAGCGCTTCACTCGCCGGGTCAGTTCGGGGCCGACCCAACGTAGCTGGACGCTACGGGAGAAAAAGCCACTCAACCACTGATTGATCTCATCAGGCGCGATACGGGCAGTGAAATGGTTACCCCAGACTTCGGTCGGCGCATCGACAGGCGCAAAATCACTAAAGCGGACGACGACGCTGGAATCATCGGGGGCAGTCAGGTGTAAACCATCATACAAAGGGGATGGTGTAAAGCGCACCATTTGTGGAAACTGACGTGCCGTAATAAAGGTTCCGTCTGGTTCAGTTACCATGAAAATGCGATCAAAGGCGAAACCGCTGACGTCAGCAAGCGCATGAGTCAGGCCAATGCCGCGCATTGATTTGACCGGATGAATAAAAAGCCTGGATAACGTCACCACTGTTCATACCCTCGAACGAATGAAAATAAGCCCTCAACTTTATGACATACACTCCATATTAGCTATAATGCGCAGCAATTTTCTTAGAGTAATAAGTGACGATATGAATTCTCTGTTTGCCAGTACGGCCCGTGGGCTGGAAGAGCTGTTAAAAACTGAACTTGAAGGCCTGGGGGCGCAAGCCTGTCAGGTGGTTCAGGGTGGTGTCCACTTTGAGGGCGACACGCGGCTTATTTACCAGAGCCTGATGTGGAGTCGCCTGGCGTCGCGCATCATGCTGCCTCTGGGCGCATGTAAGGTGTATAGCGATCTTGACTTGTACCTTGGCGTACAGGCCATTGACTGGACAGAGATTTTTGCACCAGATGCAACTTTCGCCGTGCATTTTAGTGGGCTGAATGACGAAATTCGTAACAGCCAGTACGGTGCGCTGAAGGTAAAAGATGCGATTGTCGACAGCTTCACCCGTAAAAACCTGGAGCGTCCGAATGTCGATCGTGAAAATCCCGATCTGCGCATTAACGTGTGGCTCAACAAAGAAACGGCGAATATCTCCCTGGATCTGTGCGGAGAAGGTCTCCACCAGCGTGGTTACCGCGATCGTGCGGGTATCGCGCCGATCAAAGAGAACCTGGCAGCAGCAATAGTGATGCGTTCAGGCTGGCAGGCCGGTACACCTCTGCTCGATCCGATGTGTGGCTCTGGCACGTTACTCATTGAAGCGGCAATGCTGGCAACAGACCGGGCTCCGGGTCTGCATCGTGGACACTGGGGTTTTAGTGGATGGGCGCAGCATGACGAGGCCATCTGGAAAGAAGTCAAAGCCGAAGCGCAGGTTCGCGCTCGTAAAGGGCTGGCGGATTACACGTCGCATTTCTATGGTTCAGACAGTGATTCTCGGGTCATTGAGCGTGCGCGCAGCAACGCCCGTCGCGCAGGTATCGCCGATCTTGTCACCTTTGAGGTGAAGGATGTGGCGCAGCTCAGCAATCCTCTGCCAAAAGGCCCCTACGGAACGGTAATCAGTAACCCGCCGTACGGTGAACGTCTTGATAGTGAACCTGCGCTGATTGCCCTGCATAGCTTGTTGGGTCGCACGATGAAAGACGCTTTCGGTGGCTGGAATTTGTCACTGTTTAGTGCCTCCCCGGAGCTGCTGAGTTGCCTGCAACTGCGTGCTGAGCGTCAGTTCAAAGCCAAAAATGGTCCACTGGACTGCGTGCAGAAAAACTACCATCTGACGGAAAAAGAGGGTGATAGTAAGCCATCATCTGTGGCGGAAGATTATGCTAACCGCCTGCGTAAGAACCTGAAAAAATTTGAAAAATGGGCGAAGCAGGAAGGAATCGAATGCTACCGCTTATATGATGCAGACCTGCCAGAATATAACGTTGCCGTTGACCGCTATGCGGACTGGATTGTGGTGCAGGAGTATGCTCCACCAAAAACCGTTGATGCGCAGAAAGCACGTCAGCGTCTGTTAGATATTATTGCTGCCACTATCAGTGTGCTTGGTATTGCGCCAAACAAGCTGGTTCTGAAAACCCGTGAGCGCCAGAAAGGGAAAAATCAGTATCAGAAGATGGGTGAAAAAGGTGATTTTATCGAAGTGGGCGAATACAACGCTCGCCTTTGGGTCAACCTGACTGATTACCTGGATACAGGTCTGTTCCTTGACCACCGCATCGCACGTCGTATGTTGGGTCAGATGAGTAAAGGTAAAGATTTCCTTAACTTGTTCTCCTATACCGGCAGCGCCAGCGTGCATGCTGGGCTTGGTGGCGCACGCAGCACGACCACCGTGGATATGTCCCGCACGTATCTGGAGTGGGCAGAGCGCAACCTGCGTCTGAATGGGCTTACCGGTCGCCCACATCGTCTGCTTCAGGCGGATGTGCTGGGTTGGCTGCGTGAGACAGATGAGCAGTTTGATCTGATCTTCATCGACCCACCGACATTCTCTAACTCCAAGCGAATGGAAGATACCTTTGACGTCCAGCGCGATCATTTGCGTCTGATGACCGATCTAAAACGTCTGCTGCGTAAAGGCGGCACGATTATGTTCTCGAACAACAAACGCGGCTTCCGCATGGATAATGACGGGCTGGCAGCACTGGGATTGAAAGCACAAGAAATTAGCCAAAAAACGCTGTCTCAGGACTTTGCCCGTAATCGTCAAATCCACAACTGCTGGTTGATTACCGCAGTCTGAAAGGAAAAATAAATGTCACTAATTAGCATGCACGGCGCCTGGCTGTCTTTCAGCGATGCGCCCCTTCTCGATGATACTGAACTGCACATCGAAGATAATGAACGAGTCTGTCTGGTAGGCCGTAACGGTGCGGGTAAATCCACGCTGATGAAGATCCTTAACCGTGAGCAAGGTCTGGATGACGGACGTATTGTATACGAGCAGGATCTGATTGTTTCCCGCTTGCAGCAGGATCCGCCGCGCAATGTTGCGGGTAGCGTGTATGACTTTGTCGCAGAAGGGATCTCTGAACAGGCGGAATACCTGAAGAGTTATCACGACATCTCACATCTGGTGATGACCGATCCAAGCGAGAAAAACCTCAATGAGATGGCGCGCTTACAGGAACTGCTGGATCACCACGGACTGTGGCAACTGGAAAGCCGCATCACCGAGGTTCTGGAGCAGTTGGGCCTGGAAGCTGATATGGAACTGGCGTCTCTC
This sequence is a window from Enterobacter sp. RHBSTW-00994. Protein-coding genes within it:
- the rlmKL gene encoding bifunctional 23S rRNA (guanine(2069)-N(7))-methyltransferase RlmK/23S rRNA (guanine(2445)-N(2))-methyltransferase RlmL; amino-acid sequence: MNSLFASTARGLEELLKTELEGLGAQACQVVQGGVHFEGDTRLIYQSLMWSRLASRIMLPLGACKVYSDLDLYLGVQAIDWTEIFAPDATFAVHFSGLNDEIRNSQYGALKVKDAIVDSFTRKNLERPNVDRENPDLRINVWLNKETANISLDLCGEGLHQRGYRDRAGIAPIKENLAAAIVMRSGWQAGTPLLDPMCGSGTLLIEAAMLATDRAPGLHRGHWGFSGWAQHDEAIWKEVKAEAQVRARKGLADYTSHFYGSDSDSRVIERARSNARRAGIADLVTFEVKDVAQLSNPLPKGPYGTVISNPPYGERLDSEPALIALHSLLGRTMKDAFGGWNLSLFSASPELLSCLQLRAERQFKAKNGPLDCVQKNYHLTEKEGDSKPSSVAEDYANRLRKNLKKFEKWAKQEGIECYRLYDADLPEYNVAVDRYADWIVVQEYAPPKTVDAQKARQRLLDIIAATISVLGIAPNKLVLKTRERQKGKNQYQKMGEKGDFIEVGEYNARLWVNLTDYLDTGLFLDHRIARRMLGQMSKGKDFLNLFSYTGSASVHAGLGGARSTTTVDMSRTYLEWAERNLRLNGLTGRPHRLLQADVLGWLRETDEQFDLIFIDPPTFSNSKRMEDTFDVQRDHLRLMTDLKRLLRKGGTIMFSNNKRGFRMDNDGLAALGLKAQEISQKTLSQDFARNRQIHNCWLITAV